The Solanum pennellii chromosome 7, SPENNV200 DNA segment ACTTCTGAaagggaaatatttttattttctggaGTTAATTGCAATAACGAAGCTGACATATTTTAgcataaaaataatgacaacAAACAAATAAACTTTTTTGTTTGTGGATATATGATCCTTTGCAAAAGAGAAAATAGGAGCTTTTCCAGCCTAGGTTGCAGTAAAACATTATTAGATTTGCATGCATAGATACTTTCCCGAACCAATTACCTTTCATCTGGAGGGACAGAATCAAACTTCAAGTTCAAAGCAAGGAGAGACGGTGCCATTACTGCTTCTGAAGGACTAGAGGCCAGGTCATCAAGTATCTCATCCTTACTGCCAGTTGGTTCAGAATCATCAAATAGATCCTGACAAATTGAAAAAGCTCCAGCATTCAGATTTTCTTTGGCTATTTGCAAACCTGGTGTTACTAACAATAGCTCCCTTTTTAATAGAAAAGATAAGAAACTACCTGAGTGTCATCAACAGGAGCTCTAAATACAGCATTGGGCCTTTCATCCAAAGCCTGCAGTGAGATAATAGCAGCAGCACTTAACAATTTGTAATCTTATTCAGTTTCAAACACCAATCTCTAATGTTTCTAGGTTCTACCACAGTTCGAAATGCCATCAATATAGATTGCAGACTTCAGGTAGCACATTGACAATCTTTAACCTGGATGAGGTTGAAAGGTACCTACTCCATGTCAATTCATAGCACAATGATGGCATTAGAGTTTAAAAGGCATGGGTCTCATGTACGCTTATCAAAACTAGATTTGGTTCAAAACAAATCCGATAAAAGTTGGTCTCTTTCCCTGAGTCATGTTAAACAGTTTCTTCCACTAACAATATCCAGCACCTACTTCAGCCAGAGAAGGAACTAGACAAAACCCAATTCAATGTTACATTTCAACAACAGTTACAAACAGCTCgcaaaatttaaacaaatgaGACATGCTTATCCAAATGATTGAAAAGTAAAGGCCTTAAACAGTTCTCAAGTCACAAATTGAAGTccaagttaaattattttacagAAACTACCTTCAACTCAATTGTGAAAAGAAACAACACCCAGACCAGACACAAAGCTCAACTCAATGCAGCAATTTCACTCACCATTTCATCAAGAACAATTTCACTGCTTCTCTTTATTGAAGGTACTGAAATTCCATCAATTTTGGAGGCACCTGTAGTCCTGCCCGTTTCTGTGCCGTGTGCATCCACTTCCCCATCCATCTCTATCTCCAGTTTGTCAACTCTCGGCTCTTCAGAGTATGCGCTCTTTGCGTCTACTTCCATTGTCACCTCTCTTGCAGCACTAAATTTGTGAATGGAACTGTTGCTGATTAGCATCGTGGTCCTGCTAGCAAAGTAACAATAGAAATGTATAGATAAAAAGTGAGAAACCACAAcctaaaagatttttttaataagacaCGTATTTGCTTAAATGTCGACTACTACAGACTTTTTCGAGATTTCAAGCTTCCTTTTCCGAATCTTCTCCAGCACTGAGGATATTGGCTTATGTACAACTGGTACTGGCTTAAATGTTGCATCCTTGCTTTCTGAACAAGTTAGGAAAAAAAACGTGAGTTCCATGATGTCTGACACAGTTGGTACAAGTACGCATTTTTCATAAGAAAGAAGATCCACTTCCTCTATAAcaatttatatgacactttATTATAAGAAGCTTCAAAATGATTGACACCATTTTGTTTCAATACAACTTTAGCAAGTTCCAAAAAtccaaatttattaaattattccaATCCTTCAACTTTAGTACAACTTTTCTTCATCAAGTTAACATTTCAATCATACTTTCAAAAGTTATTCAACTATCACTAACACAATAGAAATGACAAACTAAACCTTCACATCCAATCAAAATTAGCCAGAGGAAAGGAAGTACCAAAAACAGTAAATACATACAGACCTCGCAATAATCGCTGAGTATCAACatgaagctgctgaagaaatGCTTTATTTTCCTGTACGTCAACAAGTAAACCCAAGAATGTCAAACTAACATATGTACATGCAAGCATTATCACAAATTACAAAGTTGTGTATACATAAATAAACCACAACAACTATGTCTCAAACAAGAGAGATTGAGTATCAAATAATGTTATGTGCTCAACAAaccttttcttctcttcttttgttCGAAGCCAGTTCTTTAGACTTCAGTTCTCTATCAAAGTCACCTTtagatctcttcttcttcttcttcattttctttttgtcatCCAGTTGTAATCCCAATTTCTCTATATTCACTTGGTCAATTCCCCCAATCTCTTCATGTATCTCTTTTGCCACATCATCAGATACCAAATCTTCCCCAATTTCTCTATGTTGTTTGCCATGAGACTGCTCATGGTCCTGGCCAAATTCTAGAGATCTTTTAACCTCTTTGCAGTGCTGAACATGTTTGTCATCAAAGTCCTCACTATGCTTCTCATCAGAAAATCTGATGTCAATTTCACGTGATAGGAGTTGAGCAGAATCTTCCGTACTATCACCGCCCTTTTCCTCAGAAACAGATCCAACTTTCATCTCATCTTGTTCTAAAGCTTCCAATTTGGAAAAAtcaaccttaggaaagtcaaaGAAGTGAGGATGTTGATTTTTGGAGGCTTTCTTTAAACGTTTGAACCTGGGACGGCGGACCTCCTCCAGCATGTAAAAGGACTGATAATCGTCATCGCTTTCCATGAATCTGTTGGATCAAAATGGGGATGAGAGGATACTGAAGAACAAAAAAGTGGATCTTATTTTATGAGATGATCAAAGTGGGGAGCGGTAAAGATGGAAATGGAGATTAGGGTTTTAGCGCCAAATAATTCGAATTTTCACCAAAGATAAACCGCCAAATGCCTAAATTTGTAGTTCCGCCGCCTACTCCTGTTTGCAAATAAATACTAATAGGTAATTATATAGTACATAATTTCGCACCATCGTATAATTATTCGGTCAAGCACAAAtcatctatatttttttaataaaagaagaaaattacatgATTTcgcatatttatataattattcgGTTAATTACAAATCTTTTATATCCttctaataaaaaagaaaattataaaatttcacatctttatataattattcGATCAatcacaaatattttatattcttttaataaaaaaagaaaaagtgatatgtacataaaattttcaattttaaaaatttaatttgtggTTGTTagtttttttccaatttaaattttaaatttttttagaaaatgttaCACGTTGTTAGGATTAGGGATAAActgtttccctttttttttaatcttaaatataattaattgtaGCTTTATTATTTACATTTATCTAACCATTTTAGAACTTACATtcatttaactattttaaaattttatatttatttcaaaaacaaataattgacatttttatgaatttcttaaatataaacgggtaatttgtttaaatgtgaaagttgagagtttaaattttttaatttaaattaataaaatttgtcaattaagttttttatttaaataaaaaaataaaaaaaaatccaagtAGTTACAACTAAATTTCCATCAAATTTTGCTAAGAGATAAGTTTCAGtttgttttaaataatattaaattatatattgtaaCTA contains these protein-coding regions:
- the LOC107023991 gene encoding uncharacterized protein LOC107023991 isoform X5, yielding MESDDDYQSFYMLEEVRRPRFKRLKKASKNQHPHFFDFPKVDFSKLEALEQDEMKVGSVSEEKGGDSTEDSAQLLSREIDIRFSDEKHSEDFDDKHVQHCKEVKRSLEFGQDHEQSHGKQHREIGEDLVSDDVAKEIHEEIGGIDQVNIEKLGLQLDDKKKMKKKKKRSKGDFDRELKSKELASNKRREEKENKAFLQQLHVDTQRLLRESKDATFKPVPVVHKPISSVLEKIRKRKLEISKNRTTMLISNSSIHKFSAAREVTMEVDAKSAYSEEPRVDKLEIEMDGEVDAHGTETGRTTGASKIDGISVPSIKRSSEIVLDEMALDERPNAVFRAPVDDTQDLFDDSEPTGSKDEILDDLASSPSEAVMAPSLLALNLKFDSVPPDERSSSDEEDNDKENISPYIKGGSGSNSPKGDPVKAFVDDEAEEEDDSDNDLIRFGDDEDDDDIDGSAERHDIIATDYKEKVIDNEKRNELHQKWLEQQDAAGTENLLQRLKCGVQQKETMSVDDEPECEECEEEVNGITDMDAVPKSSTRLSSKKAKQIIFQMFVDKDDIFLSDEDEETEKRVVKQRILYHPEVTTVASPIEDESSSEIFGLIKKLNTVPDKRKPKASSFFDTVLGDQKKKSSLKIIACWCSCIWGIYFHIFCILAQLHKYHLVH
- the LOC107023991 gene encoding uncharacterized protein LOC107023991 isoform X4, coding for MESDDDYQSFYMLEEVRRPRFKRLKKASKNQHPHFFDFPKVDFSKLEALEQDEMKVGSVSEEKGGDSTEDSAQLLSREIDIRFSDEKHSEDFDDKHVQHCKEVKRSLEFGQDHEQSHGKQHREIGEDLVSDDVAKEIHEEIGGIDQVNIEKLGLQLDDKKKMKKKKKRSKGDFDRELKSKELASNKRREEKENKAFLQQLHVDTQRLLRESKDATFKPVPVVHKPISSVLEKIRKRKLEISKKTTMLISNSSIHKFSAAREVTMEVDAKSAYSEEPRVDKLEIEMDGEVDAHGTETGRTTGASKIDGISVPSIKRSSEIVLDEMALDERPNAVFRAPVDDTQDLFDDSEPTGSKDEILDDLASSPSEAVMAPSLLALNLKFDSVPPDESSSDEEDNDKENISPYIKGGSGSNSPKGDPVKAFVDDEAEEEDDSDNDLIRFGDDEDDDDIDGSAERHDIIATDYKEKVIDNEKRNELHQKWLEQQDAAGTENLLQRLKCGVQQKETMSVDDEPECEECEEEVNGITDMDAVPKSSTRLSSKKAKQIIFQMFVDKDDIFLSDEDEETEKRVVKQRILYHPEVTTVASPIEDESSSEIFGLIKKLNTVPDKRKPKASSFFDTVLGDQKKKSSLKSSFLGRVTNHLPSSHKQSSTVVRSFIFGRDDSNSRSSMSMSEDSSDMVVKENLRNRNSTTKFGSFQAKSISQGKNAAAGTTSAGAPLFEILKRSSAPSNVCSRDVLLDLPKPLLADLRVSKRSKAEEKI
- the LOC107023991 gene encoding uncharacterized protein LOC107023991 isoform X1, which encodes MESDDDYQSFYMLEEVRRPRFKRLKKASKNQHPHFFDFPKVDFSKLEALEQDEMKVGSVSEEKGGDSTEDSAQLLSREIDIRFSDEKHSEDFDDKHVQHCKEVKRSLEFGQDHEQSHGKQHREIGEDLVSDDVAKEIHEEIGGIDQVNIEKLGLQLDDKKKMKKKKKRSKGDFDRELKSKELASNKRREEKENKAFLQQLHVDTQRLLRESKDATFKPVPVVHKPISSVLEKIRKRKLEISKNRTTMLISNSSIHKFSAAREVTMEVDAKSAYSEEPRVDKLEIEMDGEVDAHGTETGRTTGASKIDGISVPSIKRSSEIVLDEMALDERPNAVFRAPVDDTQDLFDDSEPTGSKDEILDDLASSPSEAVMAPSLLALNLKFDSVPPDERSSSDEEDNDKENISPYIKGGSGSNSPKGDPVKAFVDDEAEEEDDSDNDLIRFGDDEDDDDIDGSAERHDIIATDYKEKVIDNEKRNELHQKWLEQQDAAGTENLLQRLKCGVQQKETMSVDDEPECEECEEEVNGITDMDAVPKSSTRLSSKKAKQIIFQMFVDKDDIFLSDEDEETEKRVVKQRILYHPEVTTVASPIEDESSSEIFGLIKKLNTVPDKRKPKASSFFDTVLGDQKKKSSLKSSFLGRVTNHLPSSHKQSSTVVRSFIFGRDDSNSRSSMSMSEDSSDMVVKENLRNRNSTTKFGSFQAKSISQGKNAAAGTTSAGAPLFEILKRSSAPSNVCSRDVLLDLPKPLLADLRVSKRSKAEEKI
- the LOC107023991 gene encoding uncharacterized protein LOC107023991 isoform X3, whose product is MESDDDYQSFYMLEEVRRPRFKRLKKASKNQHPHFFDFPKVDFSKLEALEQDEMKVGSVSEEKGGDSTEDSAQLLSREIDIRFSDEKHSEDFDDKHVQHCKEVKRSLEFGQDHEQSHGKQHREIGEDLVSDDVAKEIHEEIGGIDQVNIEKLGLQLDDKKKMKKKKKRSKGDFDRELKSKELASNKRREEKENKAFLQQLHVDTQRLLRESKDATFKPVPVVHKPISSVLEKIRKRKLEISKNRTTMLISNSSIHKFSAAREVTMEVDAKSAYSEEPRVDKLEIEMDGEVDAHGTETGRTTGASKIDGISVPSIKRSSEIVLDEMALDERPNAVFRAPVDDTQDLFDDSEPTGSKDEILDDLASSPSEAVMAPSLLALNLKFDSVPPDESSSDEEDNDKENISPYIKGGSGSNSPKGDPVKAFVDDEAEEEDDSDNDLIRFGDDEDDDDIDGSAERHDIIATDYKEKVIDNEKRNELHQKWLEQQDAAGTENLLQRLKCGVQQKETMSVDDEPECEECEEEVNGITDMDAVPKSSTRLSSKKAKQIIFQMFVDKDDIFLSDEDEETEKRVVKQRILYHPEVTTVASPIEDESSSEIFGLIKKLNTVPDKRKPKASSFFDTVLGDQKKKSSLKSSFLGRVTNHLPSSHKQSSTVVRSFIFGRDDSNSRSSMSMSEDSSDMVVKENLRNRNSTTKFGSFQAKSISQGKNAAAGTTSAGAPLFEILKRSSAPSNVCSRDVLLDLPKPLLADLRVSKRSKAEEKI
- the LOC107023991 gene encoding uncharacterized protein LOC107023991 isoform X2; amino-acid sequence: MESDDDYQSFYMLEEVRRPRFKRLKKASKNQHPHFFDFPKVDFSKLEALEQDEMKVGSVSEEKGGDSTEDSAQLLSREIDIRFSDEKHSEDFDDKHVQHCKEVKRSLEFGQDHEQSHGKQHREIGEDLVSDDVAKEIHEEIGGIDQVNIEKLGLQLDDKKKMKKKKKRSKGDFDRELKSKELASNKRREEKENKAFLQQLHVDTQRLLRESKDATFKPVPVVHKPISSVLEKIRKRKLEISKKTTMLISNSSIHKFSAAREVTMEVDAKSAYSEEPRVDKLEIEMDGEVDAHGTETGRTTGASKIDGISVPSIKRSSEIVLDEMALDERPNAVFRAPVDDTQDLFDDSEPTGSKDEILDDLASSPSEAVMAPSLLALNLKFDSVPPDERSSSDEEDNDKENISPYIKGGSGSNSPKGDPVKAFVDDEAEEEDDSDNDLIRFGDDEDDDDIDGSAERHDIIATDYKEKVIDNEKRNELHQKWLEQQDAAGTENLLQRLKCGVQQKETMSVDDEPECEECEEEVNGITDMDAVPKSSTRLSSKKAKQIIFQMFVDKDDIFLSDEDEETEKRVVKQRILYHPEVTTVASPIEDESSSEIFGLIKKLNTVPDKRKPKASSFFDTVLGDQKKKSSLKSSFLGRVTNHLPSSHKQSSTVVRSFIFGRDDSNSRSSMSMSEDSSDMVVKENLRNRNSTTKFGSFQAKSISQGKNAAAGTTSAGAPLFEILKRSSAPSNVCSRDVLLDLPKPLLADLRVSKRSKAEEKI